A window of the Gossypium hirsutum isolate 1008001.06 chromosome A05, Gossypium_hirsutum_v2.1, whole genome shotgun sequence genome harbors these coding sequences:
- the LOC107924806 gene encoding serine/threonine-protein kinase MPS1 isoform X1: MDREAKLPLPPPANLVRPIPNQDTSSSTSSSSSPPGFIRDVQAAFKRHRSLGTIQTNGIMPRRMVVPQRAASRNMGANNDTNKSQDYGSLSHGQLVKDKINAGESQEDAFITPPSITGTTTKTIDENFNPFDVDRDQHKEVDAKKENNPIPLQDVQSQNADGERKVQFLTGHIAVSQGADDGMATGLENLSSHMRSLALTEMEWNTVNQVETSTVVNNESKHSHIQNLESEIVLKSDGGISSLAKRTTIVQDQIHHLRNFLGQTVTQSSVVGSSCATTTSIHSSSVPMLNLTTYCSRTQEERGSHVAKEPPGDSDVNCQLLNQGEMLQQEFPSKKEMSRMLVDLAAQASTSGNNAQLEVNEFDLSKRQEGSLVAQNELSKDSFPQNDKSIKGQEIAGCVTNIQSQPPLSKDLNSNLKLEPSKAEKQGKATSSKGASAPRKRSYDPDLFFKVNGKLYQRLGKIGSGGSSEVHKVISSDCTIYALKKIKLKGRDYASAYGFCQEIEYLNRLKGKNNIINLVDYEVTDKNLLREVMNGCMSNKDGRVKDDGYLYMVLEYGEIDLAHMLSQKWKEMDSSNQTIDENWLRFYWQQILQAVNTIHEERIVHSDLKPANFLLVKGSLKLIDFGIAKAIMSDTTNIQRDSQVGTLSYMSPEAFMCNESDANGNTIKCGRPSDIWSLGCILYQMVYGRTPFADYKTFWSKFKVITDPNHEISYEPVSNPWLLDIMKKCLAWDRNKRWRIPELLQHPFLVPPVPPQPSLAPDQSCQLLELIAKACSNNQDALMLCSRLTQLLRDPMSQVTSESLTSREQQCKLLTQMSKLCFQLQEHLSQSG; encoded by the exons ATGGACAGGGAGGCTAAGCTTCCGCTCCCACCACCTGCCAATCTGGTCCGCCCGATCCCTAATCAGGACACATCGTCTTCCACTTCGTCATCTTCCTCCCCTCCTGGCTTCATCCGTGATGTCCAAGCCGCCTTCAAGCGCCACCGCTCTCTCG GTACAATTCAGACGAATGGTATAATGCCAAGACGAATGGTGGTTCCCCAGCGCGCAGCTTCTAGAAATATGGGTGCCAATAATGATACTAACAAGTCTCAGGATTATGGTTCGTTGAGTCATGGTCAGTTAGTCAAGGACAAAATTAATGCTGGGGAGTCTCAAGAAGATGCATTCATTACTCCACCTTCCATCACGGGAACTACCACCAAAACCATTGATGAAAATTTCAACCCATTTGATGTGGATCGAGATCAACACAAGGAGGTTGATGCTAAAAAAGAGAATAATCCGATCCCTTTGCAGGATGTACAATCTCAAAATGCTGATGGTGAGAGAAAGGTTCAGTTTTTAACTGGACACATTGCTGTTTCCCAAG GGGCCGATGATGGAATGGCCACTGGATTGGAGAATTTATCATCTCATATGCGTTCACTTGCCTTGACAGAAATGGAATGGAACACGGTCAATCAAGTAGAAACATCAACAGTTGTCAATAATGAGTCAAAGCACAGCCACATTCAGAACCTAGAATCGGAAATTGTTTTGAAGTCTGATGGTGGGATCTCTTCTTTGGCGAAAAGAACTACTATTGTACAAGATCAGATACATCATTTAAGAAACTTTTTAGGGCAAACCGTCACTCAATCTTCAGTTGTGGGGTCATCATGTGCTACCACAACATCTATCCATTCTAGTTCAGTTCCAATGCTTAACCTGACAACTTATTGCTCACGTACCCAAGAAGAAAGAGGTTCTCATGTGGCAAAAGAACCCCCTGGAGATTCTGATGTGAATTGTCAGTTGCTAAATCAAGGAGAGATGTTGCAGCAAGAATTTCCTTCAAAGAAGGAAATGAGTAGAATGCTAGTTGATCTGGCAGCGCAGGCTTCTACCTCTGGTAATAATGCCCAACTGGAGGTTAATGAATTTGATTTGTCCAAAAGGCAAGAAGGAAGCTTGGTCGCCCAAAATGAACTTTCAAAAGATTCTTTTCCTCAGAATGATAAGTCAATCAAAGGGCAAGAAATTGCAGGTTGTGTCACTAATATACAATCTCAGCCTCCATTGTCGAAAGACTTGAATTCAAATCTAAAGTTAGAGCCTTCTAAAGCAGAGAAGCAAGGGAAGGCTACAAGTAGTAAAGGAGCATCAGCACCTCGTAAACGAAGTTATGACCCTGACTTGTTTTTCAAAGTGAATGGAAAGCTGTATCAAAGGCTTGGGAAGATAGGCAGTGGAGGAAGCAGTGAGGTCCACAAAGTCATTTCATCAGATTGTACTATATACGCGCTCAAGAAAATCAAGCTCAAAGGTCGTGACTATGCTAGTGCATATGGGTTTTGTCAGGAAATTGAATATTTAAACAGGTTGAAGGGAAAGAACAACATTATCAACTTAGTAGACTACGAG GTGACAGATAAGAATCTGCTCCGAGAAGTGATGAATGGCTGCATGTCAAATAAAGATGGCAGAGTCAAGGATGATGGCTATCTGTACATGGTACTTGAATATGGAGAAATTGATTTGGCTCACATGCTATCCCAGAAATGGAAGGAAATGGATAGTTCCAATCAGACTATAGATGAGAACTGGCTTCGATTTTACTGGCAG CAAATACTTCAAGCTGTCAACACTATACATGAGGAACGAATTGTGCACTCCGACTTAAAGCCAGCTAATTTTCTTCTTGTAAAAGGCTCTCTAAAACTTATTGATTTTGGTATTGCCAAAGCCATAATGAGtgatacaaccaatattcaaagGGATTCACAG GTGGGAACCCTGAGTTACATGTCTCCTGAAGCATTCATGTGCAATGAGAGTGATGCAAATGGAAACACCATAAAATGCGGCCGACCTTCCGATATTTGGTCCCTTGGGTGCATACTTTATCAAATGGTTTATGGGAGGACGCCTTTTGCTGATTACAAGACTTTCTGGTCTAAGTTTAAAGTTATAACTGATCCAAACCATGAGATTTCATATGAACCAGTTTCTAACCCGTGGCTTCTTGATATCATGAAGAAATGTCTTGCATGGGACCGTAACAAGAGGTGGCGGATCCCTGAGCTACTTCAACACCCTTTTCTTGTTCCCCCAGTCCCTCCCCAACCATCTTTGGCTCCAGACCAAAGCTGTCAACTGCTTGAACTTATAGCCAAAGCATGTTCCAACAATCAAGATGCTTTGATGTTATGCTCTCGGCTCACTCAGCTACTTAGAGACCCGATGTCTCAGGTAACATCGGAATCACTAACATCACGAGAACAACAATGCAAGTTGCTAACTCAAATGTCAAAGCTCTGTTTTCAGCTCCAGGAACATCTAAGCCAGTCAGGGTAA
- the LOC107924806 gene encoding serine/threonine-protein kinase MPS1 isoform X2 gives MDREAKLPLPPPANLVRPIPNQDTSSSTSSSSSPPGFIRDVQAAFKRHRSLGTIQTNGIMPRRMVVPQRAASRNMGANNDTNKSQDYGSLSHGQLVKDKINAGESQEDAFITPPSITGTTTKTIDENFNPFDVDRDQHKEVDAKKENNPIPLQDVQSQNADGERKVQFLTGHIAVSQEMEWNTVNQVETSTVVNNESKHSHIQNLESEIVLKSDGGISSLAKRTTIVQDQIHHLRNFLGQTVTQSSVVGSSCATTTSIHSSSVPMLNLTTYCSRTQEERGSHVAKEPPGDSDVNCQLLNQGEMLQQEFPSKKEMSRMLVDLAAQASTSGNNAQLEVNEFDLSKRQEGSLVAQNELSKDSFPQNDKSIKGQEIAGCVTNIQSQPPLSKDLNSNLKLEPSKAEKQGKATSSKGASAPRKRSYDPDLFFKVNGKLYQRLGKIGSGGSSEVHKVISSDCTIYALKKIKLKGRDYASAYGFCQEIEYLNRLKGKNNIINLVDYEVTDKNLLREVMNGCMSNKDGRVKDDGYLYMVLEYGEIDLAHMLSQKWKEMDSSNQTIDENWLRFYWQQILQAVNTIHEERIVHSDLKPANFLLVKGSLKLIDFGIAKAIMSDTTNIQRDSQVGTLSYMSPEAFMCNESDANGNTIKCGRPSDIWSLGCILYQMVYGRTPFADYKTFWSKFKVITDPNHEISYEPVSNPWLLDIMKKCLAWDRNKRWRIPELLQHPFLVPPVPPQPSLAPDQSCQLLELIAKACSNNQDALMLCSRLTQLLRDPMSQVTSESLTSREQQCKLLTQMSKLCFQLQEHLSQSG, from the exons ATGGACAGGGAGGCTAAGCTTCCGCTCCCACCACCTGCCAATCTGGTCCGCCCGATCCCTAATCAGGACACATCGTCTTCCACTTCGTCATCTTCCTCCCCTCCTGGCTTCATCCGTGATGTCCAAGCCGCCTTCAAGCGCCACCGCTCTCTCG GTACAATTCAGACGAATGGTATAATGCCAAGACGAATGGTGGTTCCCCAGCGCGCAGCTTCTAGAAATATGGGTGCCAATAATGATACTAACAAGTCTCAGGATTATGGTTCGTTGAGTCATGGTCAGTTAGTCAAGGACAAAATTAATGCTGGGGAGTCTCAAGAAGATGCATTCATTACTCCACCTTCCATCACGGGAACTACCACCAAAACCATTGATGAAAATTTCAACCCATTTGATGTGGATCGAGATCAACACAAGGAGGTTGATGCTAAAAAAGAGAATAATCCGATCCCTTTGCAGGATGTACAATCTCAAAATGCTGATGGTGAGAGAAAGGTTCAGTTTTTAACTGGACACATTGCTGTTTCCCAAG AAATGGAATGGAACACGGTCAATCAAGTAGAAACATCAACAGTTGTCAATAATGAGTCAAAGCACAGCCACATTCAGAACCTAGAATCGGAAATTGTTTTGAAGTCTGATGGTGGGATCTCTTCTTTGGCGAAAAGAACTACTATTGTACAAGATCAGATACATCATTTAAGAAACTTTTTAGGGCAAACCGTCACTCAATCTTCAGTTGTGGGGTCATCATGTGCTACCACAACATCTATCCATTCTAGTTCAGTTCCAATGCTTAACCTGACAACTTATTGCTCACGTACCCAAGAAGAAAGAGGTTCTCATGTGGCAAAAGAACCCCCTGGAGATTCTGATGTGAATTGTCAGTTGCTAAATCAAGGAGAGATGTTGCAGCAAGAATTTCCTTCAAAGAAGGAAATGAGTAGAATGCTAGTTGATCTGGCAGCGCAGGCTTCTACCTCTGGTAATAATGCCCAACTGGAGGTTAATGAATTTGATTTGTCCAAAAGGCAAGAAGGAAGCTTGGTCGCCCAAAATGAACTTTCAAAAGATTCTTTTCCTCAGAATGATAAGTCAATCAAAGGGCAAGAAATTGCAGGTTGTGTCACTAATATACAATCTCAGCCTCCATTGTCGAAAGACTTGAATTCAAATCTAAAGTTAGAGCCTTCTAAAGCAGAGAAGCAAGGGAAGGCTACAAGTAGTAAAGGAGCATCAGCACCTCGTAAACGAAGTTATGACCCTGACTTGTTTTTCAAAGTGAATGGAAAGCTGTATCAAAGGCTTGGGAAGATAGGCAGTGGAGGAAGCAGTGAGGTCCACAAAGTCATTTCATCAGATTGTACTATATACGCGCTCAAGAAAATCAAGCTCAAAGGTCGTGACTATGCTAGTGCATATGGGTTTTGTCAGGAAATTGAATATTTAAACAGGTTGAAGGGAAAGAACAACATTATCAACTTAGTAGACTACGAG GTGACAGATAAGAATCTGCTCCGAGAAGTGATGAATGGCTGCATGTCAAATAAAGATGGCAGAGTCAAGGATGATGGCTATCTGTACATGGTACTTGAATATGGAGAAATTGATTTGGCTCACATGCTATCCCAGAAATGGAAGGAAATGGATAGTTCCAATCAGACTATAGATGAGAACTGGCTTCGATTTTACTGGCAG CAAATACTTCAAGCTGTCAACACTATACATGAGGAACGAATTGTGCACTCCGACTTAAAGCCAGCTAATTTTCTTCTTGTAAAAGGCTCTCTAAAACTTATTGATTTTGGTATTGCCAAAGCCATAATGAGtgatacaaccaatattcaaagGGATTCACAG GTGGGAACCCTGAGTTACATGTCTCCTGAAGCATTCATGTGCAATGAGAGTGATGCAAATGGAAACACCATAAAATGCGGCCGACCTTCCGATATTTGGTCCCTTGGGTGCATACTTTATCAAATGGTTTATGGGAGGACGCCTTTTGCTGATTACAAGACTTTCTGGTCTAAGTTTAAAGTTATAACTGATCCAAACCATGAGATTTCATATGAACCAGTTTCTAACCCGTGGCTTCTTGATATCATGAAGAAATGTCTTGCATGGGACCGTAACAAGAGGTGGCGGATCCCTGAGCTACTTCAACACCCTTTTCTTGTTCCCCCAGTCCCTCCCCAACCATCTTTGGCTCCAGACCAAAGCTGTCAACTGCTTGAACTTATAGCCAAAGCATGTTCCAACAATCAAGATGCTTTGATGTTATGCTCTCGGCTCACTCAGCTACTTAGAGACCCGATGTCTCAGGTAACATCGGAATCACTAACATCACGAGAACAACAATGCAAGTTGCTAACTCAAATGTCAAAGCTCTGTTTTCAGCTCCAGGAACATCTAAGCCAGTCAGGGTAA